The Spirosoma foliorum genome has a window encoding:
- a CDS encoding CcmD family protein: protein MNLTELLRSDGKLWVVVTVVLIVLLGWFFYLLRTGHRVDKIRKKYRV from the coding sequence ATGAATCTTACCGAATTACTACGCAGTGATGGAAAACTATGGGTTGTTGTCACAGTCGTCCTGATTGTCTTATTAGGCTGGTTTTTTTATTTGCTCCGTACCGGCCACCGAGTCGATAAAATCAGAAAAAAGTATCGAGTTTGA
- a CDS encoding PQQ-dependent sugar dehydrogenase, producing the protein MNKASIAATVFRPFLVSVCFLLAMPGDSSAQTGENIYSTYCAGCHGAQMQGSVAPALIKKDWKHGGDRNSILNTIRNGIPKTEMIQWEGTLSSAQIEAVTDYILKAQTNPEIVRKNELPLKVKTKLYSLKIEKLVTEGLKGPWGLEFVDASHALITGKFGDLYWMVNGKLDNQPITDLPKTYAYDNVGGLMDLALDPAYAQNGWIYLAFSHNSKNSPDKTTPGMTKVVRGKIKAHQWVDEQSLFQVADSLQVTGGTRWGCRFLFDKQGYLYFTIGDMNRAQDSQILSRPSGKVYRINSDGSIPKDNPLYGKEGDLQAIYSWGNRNVQGLAQHPVTGSIYASEHGPQGGDELNILKKGANYGWPVITYGIDYNGSIISRETCKEGMEQPITYWTPSIAVCPIEFITNPTFGKWANNLLVGALKFEEIRRLVIDHDKVIEQEILLKGYGRIRDLKMGPDGALYVLTNSPDAVLRIIPQ; encoded by the coding sequence ATGAATAAAGCATCCATAGCAGCCACGGTATTTCGGCCATTCCTTGTAAGCGTTTGTTTTTTACTGGCTATGCCTGGTGATTCATCTGCGCAAACTGGCGAGAATATTTATAGCACTTATTGTGCTGGTTGTCATGGTGCCCAAATGCAGGGAAGTGTGGCGCCTGCGCTAATCAAAAAGGACTGGAAACACGGTGGAGATCGAAATTCAATCCTGAACACAATCCGAAATGGCATTCCCAAAACGGAGATGATCCAGTGGGAAGGGACGCTGTCGTCCGCTCAGATCGAAGCTGTTACGGATTATATTCTCAAAGCTCAAACGAATCCAGAAATTGTTCGCAAAAACGAACTACCCCTTAAGGTCAAAACAAAACTTTATTCACTTAAGATTGAAAAACTCGTTACGGAGGGGTTAAAAGGGCCCTGGGGACTTGAGTTTGTTGATGCCAGCCACGCCCTAATCACCGGAAAATTCGGTGATCTGTATTGGATGGTCAACGGTAAACTTGATAATCAACCCATAACAGATCTGCCTAAAACTTATGCCTATGACAATGTTGGCGGACTAATGGATTTGGCACTTGACCCGGCGTATGCCCAAAACGGCTGGATATATCTGGCCTTTAGCCATAATTCAAAAAACAGCCCGGATAAAACGACGCCCGGCATGACCAAGGTTGTTCGGGGGAAAATTAAGGCTCATCAGTGGGTCGACGAGCAGTCGTTATTTCAGGTGGCCGACTCCCTCCAGGTTACTGGTGGAACGCGCTGGGGGTGCCGATTTCTGTTTGATAAACAGGGCTACCTCTATTTTACGATCGGAGATATGAATCGGGCTCAGGATTCACAGATATTGTCAAGGCCTTCGGGCAAGGTTTATCGCATCAACAGCGATGGTTCTATTCCAAAAGACAATCCTCTTTATGGAAAAGAAGGTGATTTACAAGCCATATACAGTTGGGGCAACCGAAACGTACAGGGGCTCGCTCAACACCCAGTAACGGGATCAATTTATGCCAGTGAGCACGGCCCACAAGGAGGAGACGAATTAAATATCCTGAAAAAAGGAGCTAACTACGGATGGCCGGTTATTACATACGGCATCGATTATAACGGCAGCATCATATCCAGAGAGACCTGCAAAGAAGGTATGGAACAACCCATTACGTATTGGACACCTTCTATTGCCGTTTGCCCCATCGAATTTATAACTAACCCAACATTTGGCAAGTGGGCCAATAACCTGCTCGTTGGCGCACTCAAGTTCGAAGAAATCCGGCGGCTGGTTATTGACCACGATAAGGTTATCGAACAGGAAATTTTACTGAAAGGATACGGTCGCATCCGCGATTTAAAAATGGGCCCAGATGG
- a CDS encoding SDR family oxidoreductase, with translation MNRLQNKVAIITGGSSGIGLATAKEFIAQGATVLITGRSQESLDQITAELGEKAYGIVWDASIPGNADHLATFVQANFSSIDILFVNAGVAKFAPFETMTEAIYDESMNTNVKGAYFTIQSLLPYFKNGGSIILNTSINAHVGAPSASVYAATKGALLTLAKNLSTELISRQIRVNAISPGPVDTSLHSAAKLGISDQQLSQMNQGIIKAVPLGRFGRPEEIAKVALFFASDDSSFVVGAELIVDGGMSMG, from the coding sequence ATGAATCGTCTTCAAAACAAAGTAGCCATCATTACGGGTGGAAGCAGCGGTATTGGCCTGGCCACCGCCAAAGAATTTATCGCTCAGGGCGCCACTGTCCTAATTACCGGACGCAGCCAGGAATCCCTCGACCAAATCACCGCCGAGTTGGGCGAAAAAGCCTATGGCATTGTCTGGGATGCCAGCATTCCGGGCAATGCAGATCATTTGGCAACCTTCGTACAGGCAAACTTCTCCAGTATCGATATTCTGTTTGTCAACGCAGGGGTAGCCAAATTCGCTCCTTTCGAGACCATGACCGAAGCGATCTACGATGAAAGCATGAACACCAATGTCAAAGGGGCTTATTTCACGATTCAATCCTTGTTGCCTTATTTCAAAAATGGCGGTTCAATCATTCTGAACACGTCCATCAATGCCCACGTTGGCGCACCGAGCGCCAGTGTCTATGCAGCCACCAAAGGAGCTTTGCTTACCCTGGCAAAAAATCTATCAACTGAACTGATTTCCCGCCAGATACGCGTCAATGCCATTAGTCCGGGGCCAGTCGATACGTCACTCCACAGTGCAGCCAAGCTCGGCATTTCCGATCAGCAATTAAGCCAGATGAATCAAGGCATAATTAAGGCCGTTCCACTCGGCCGCTTTGGTCGGCCCGAAGAGATTGCCAAGGTGGCTCTATTCTTTGCTTCGGACGATTCCTCATTCGTAGTAGGTGCCGAGCTAATCGTAGATGGCGGCATGTCGATGGGGTAA
- a CDS encoding alpha/beta hydrolase, translating into MIPLLEAKGLTAIAVQNPLTSLADDVAAAKRAIASLHGPVLLVGHSWGGVVISEAGNDPNVAGLVYVAAFAPDDAQSLVDASQTAPPAPGLGEAKPDAAGFLSLTQKGIHEDFAQDLPVAERKIIWATQGPWAASATGEKITKAAWRLKPSWYIVASEDCMINPDLQRQFASKIKAATLTLKTSHVPMVSQPEKVAAFIIEAASHVNVQQVSK; encoded by the coding sequence GTGATTCCACTACTGGAAGCCAAAGGACTTACCGCCATTGCGGTGCAAAATCCACTCACATCACTGGCCGACGATGTAGCGGCTGCTAAACGCGCCATCGCATCCCTCCACGGCCCCGTGCTTTTGGTTGGTCATTCGTGGGGTGGTGTTGTCATTTCCGAAGCGGGCAACGATCCGAACGTAGCTGGTTTGGTCTACGTAGCCGCTTTTGCACCGGACGATGCACAGTCACTCGTTGATGCGTCTCAAACCGCTCCACCCGCACCAGGTCTCGGTGAGGCTAAACCCGATGCCGCAGGCTTTCTTTCTCTAACGCAAAAAGGTATCCATGAGGATTTCGCTCAGGATTTACCTGTAGCCGAACGCAAGATAATCTGGGCAACCCAAGGCCCATGGGCAGCTTCGGCTACCGGCGAAAAAATTACAAAAGCGGCCTGGCGGCTAAAACCTTCCTGGTACATTGTGGCTAGTGAGGACTGCATGATTAATCCGGACCTACAGCGGCAGTTTGCCAGTAAGATAAAGGCCGCAACGCTGACGCTCAAAACCAGCCATGTGCCAATGGTTTCGCAGCCAGAGAAAGTAGCCGCTTTCATCATAGAAGCAGCCAGTCATGTAAACGTACAACAAGTTAGTAAATGA
- the ccsA gene encoding cytochrome c biogenesis protein CcsA — protein sequence MRHYWWKALTVIILAYVFIAGLIQPVPRLPILHEAIRNAFFHPPCWIAMMAMLLLSTSYSIRYLRKGNIDDDIVALEFANTAILFGILGCITGSVWAYFAWGDLWPNDPKTNGVAVGMLLYLAYFVLRSSFDDEQRRARISAVYNIFAFAVFIPLILILPRLTDSLHPGNGGNPGFNQYDSDASIKAIIRPAFIGFTLLGLWITQLRVRLRRLEIHLEDSQEEAKTMDVQQNH from the coding sequence ATGCGACACTATTGGTGGAAAGCCTTAACGGTGATTATTCTAGCTTATGTATTCATCGCTGGCCTGATTCAACCTGTTCCCCGACTTCCTATTTTGCATGAAGCGATCCGGAACGCGTTTTTTCATCCTCCGTGCTGGATTGCGATGATGGCGATGCTTTTGCTGTCAACTAGTTACTCCATTCGATATTTACGGAAGGGAAACATAGATGACGACATCGTTGCCCTTGAGTTTGCAAACACCGCTATTTTATTTGGTATTCTGGGCTGTATTACCGGTTCGGTCTGGGCCTATTTTGCCTGGGGCGATTTATGGCCTAATGATCCGAAAACGAACGGGGTAGCGGTAGGTATGCTACTTTACTTGGCTTATTTTGTATTACGAAGCTCCTTTGACGATGAACAACGACGAGCCCGGATTTCGGCGGTCTATAACATTTTCGCTTTTGCCGTATTTATTCCTCTGATTCTGATTTTGCCGCGTTTAACGGACTCCCTTCATCCTGGAAACGGAGGAAATCCCGGTTTTAATCAGTATGACTCAGATGCGTCTATTAAGGCCATTATTCGACCCGCGTTTATTGGTTTTACATTGCTGGGTCTTTGGATAACACAGCTCCGGGTTCGGCTTCGCCGACTGGAAATACACCTGGAAGACAGTCAGGAAGAAGCAAAGACAATGGATGTTCAACAAAACCACTAA